A single region of the Nitrospirota bacterium genome encodes:
- a CDS encoding tetratricopeptide repeat protein, whose product MIAPTEGYQKAIDYYEQALKIDKKNFGDNHPSVARDLNKLRPLQNSQNVGKVFPN is encoded by the coding sequence ATGATTGCACCAACGGAGGGGTATCAGAAGGCGATTGATTACTATGAGCAGGCGTTAAAAATAGACAAAAAGAATTTCGGCGATAACCACCCGAGTGTTGCACGAGACCTTAACAAGTTGAGACCGTTGCAAAATTCCCAAAATGTGGGAAAAGTATTTCCCAATTAA
- a CDS encoding tetratricopeptide repeat protein, with translation MGTAYYGLGQYEKAIPLFKQSLGIREEKLGNNHPYTKSVRNYLKLAEEKLANSGTK, from the coding sequence CTGGGAACAGCTTATTACGGCCTTGGCCAATATGAAAAAGCAATTCCATTGTTTAAGCAGAGTTTAGGTATTAGAGAAGAAAAATTAGGAAATAACCATCCCTACACAAAGAGTGTAAGGAATTATTTAAAGTTAGCAGAGGAAAAGTTAGCAAATTCAGGCACGAAATGA